One window of Trifolium pratense cultivar HEN17-A07 linkage group LG5, ARS_RC_1.1, whole genome shotgun sequence genomic DNA carries:
- the LOC123887076 gene encoding uncharacterized protein LOC123887076, producing MMCSKRLECVCQIPMYHSRFLKFGYTLDFYLQLSYDVLNKGFLNITGAFEDSMRYCDFKILIACCDNGMIIPFQVALTDEPFKTTSIGTGWEYFYQENRFVVGDVLCFKFNIWNYSNSVNVYKINE from the exons ATGATGTGTAGCAAACGTCTTGAATGTGTTTGCCAGATTCCTATGTACCACAGTCGTTTTCTGAAGTTTGGTTATACTCTTGATTTCTATCTCCAATTGTCTTATGATGTTCTTAACAAGGGTTTTTTG AACATTACTGGTGCATTCGAAGACTCTATGAGGTACTGTGATTTCAAGATTCTTATAGCTTGCTGTGACAATGGAATGATAATTCCATTTCAAGTTGCTTTGACTGATGAGCCTTTCAAGACAACCTCGATTGGGACTGGGTGGGAATATTTCTACCAGGAAAACAGATTTGTTGTTGGAGATGTTTTGTGTTTTAAGTTTAATATTTGGAATTATTCCAATTCTGTTAATGTGTACAAGATTAATGAATGA